AAAGCGAGGATCATAAAGTAGACATTTTTTCAATCCGTGATTGTAAAAATACAATAAGAAGCGGAAGAACAAACTCAAGAGCCGTCATCGCTACAAAAAAGGAATGAGGCCTCCCCACCTTGAACATGGAAATAGTTCGAGCCAAACCACCGACAAAAAGAATCAGCGCTAGCAGCCGGACGTACTGGCCCTTGAGTTCTATTCCCTTAATACATCCCAAAACAGCCACACCATAAAACGCGAACAATGTAGCATAGAATCTCATCTCGCTGTCCATTGTCGCATTGATAGGGAGAGAGCCTGGAATAACAGAAGGGCCCACAAAAATAAGCGTGAGCGAAACTCCCAAAGCAAACTTGATTTTATCCCCTCACACCCATCTCCTATACCTCGTCGCACGCCCTAATCCAAAGCGTTCCACCTTTTTCAATCGAAGGAGCCGGTCCAGTGCTTGGTTCACAGTGGGTCTGGCAACCTGAGCCTCTTTGGCGATCTTTCCAGGAGATGCTTCCTCCACTGTTTGAAGATATTCCCATACGGCAAGCTGTTTGGGTGAGAGCAATTTCTCAATATTTTCTTTGGATAAAAGAGCGATTGCCTCCTGAGTTTGAACTAAAATCATCGACAGAAAAAAATCCAGCCACGGAACAATATTCTCATTTTTTGTTTTGAGCGTTTTTTGACTTTTCCGCAAGGACATATAATAGTCTGGCTTATGATCCTCGACTAATTTTTCATGAGAGATATACGGCACAAACTCATACCCTGTCTTTAACAAGAGGAGATTGGTAATGATTCTGGAAAGACGACCATTGCCATCTTGAAACGGATGAATGTTCAAAAACTCTACAAGGAAATTTCCAATCACAAGAAGAGGATGATGTTCATTCTTAACCAATGCCGCTTGCGTCCACTCGATTAGATTTTGCATCTGAGCTGGGACAAGATAAGGGGCTGTGGTGTCAAACAAAACACCGATGGACTGGCCTTCTTCATCAATCATCTGAATCCTATTTTCACCACGTTTGTATTCACCCCGGTGAAGCTCATCCTTGGAGACATACTTTAGGAGCTGCTGGTGAAAGCCTTTGACCCGGTTTTCAGAAAAAGAGAGTCTTTTCCAGGAATCAAAAACATTTTCTAAAAGTTCGTAGTAACCTTTTACCTCTTGTTTGTCCCGATCCCTAAATTTTTGAATGGAGATGCCTCGCATCAGCTTTTCAATCTCTTCATCTGAAAGCTTCGCTCCTTCAATACGTGTGGAGGCCCCTGTAGAGGTGACCAAAACAGATTTTTTGAGCCGCCCCAAAATCTGAGGACTAAGCCGAGCTCCCGCAATCCACTGTCCCTTCAATTCATCAATTTGGGCAATTTTCTTCCAAACATTTTCTGGAAGGGAGCGAAGCCTCTTTTCAAGCATAGAAATCCTTATATTTTAGCTATATAAGATTATATTAGATTTTGTAAAAGAAGACAAGCCTAGATGAATTCAAATGCCCCTATGATTTTTCAAACTCCTATCCCTTCAACTTTTAACTTCAGGTTTTGGATTCACAACCTTCGCAATCACAAGACCTGCCAAAAACCATCCAATCAAAAGATCTGCCATGCTCACCAAAGTATAGGGAAGAGGAAATCCCCACCAATTCCAGGAAGGTAATTCACAAACAATTCCAGCAATAAGAGCCACCATCACCACCAAACCGACCCTACAAGAAAATCGCTCGGCGCCTACTCTAAAAACCAAGCAGCTCATAAGTAAAGCCGCCAGAATCTGAATCGCGAGGCCTCTTCCCATCGAACGCGCCATGGTTCCTGTCCCCTGGGGATTCATCACGACAAAGGCAAAAGGACCTTTTTCCATTTTTTCATAATTTTTCTTTTGTAGGGCCTTCTTTTCCTCAGCACTTAAACTCGTATCTATATGATTACATCCGGGTAAAACATAAATCCCCTGCTGAGGCGCATTGGCCATCAAAGCTGTTTCGACAGCCGCCTCATTCGTAAAGGATGCCATGGTTGAATTGTGCCAAGGCAAGACCATCCATGAAATCATCCCCCAAATAAAAAGCACAACACCCCCCAACACACCCCCAATCAGTTTTTTCATGATGTTCTCCTTTTTTTATTTTTTCTCAATGTCGCTATGGCGTTTCCCAATAATATCTTTAGATACTTAAATAGGGACTGGAACATATTACATCATAAACGGGTAAAGATAAAACCATCCTGTCGAGACCTAAGACATCACTCAATAGGATCTTTGGGTTTTGGTAAGGAAAAAATAATATTTCTTTACGATAATATTTTTATGTGATACTATTCAACATGATCGGAAGCTTTTCCTGTTTAGAAACTGAAAAAGTGTTCAAGGCCATTGGATCGAGAAGGCTGCCGTCGGATATTCAACGAATGGCGAGAAGGAAACTTCTCTACCTCCATGAAGCAGAGAGTCTAAGAGATCTGAGGGCACCTCCAGGCAATCGACTGGAAGCGCTTAAAGGAAGTCGCAGAGGTCAATACAGTATTCGTATCAATGATCAATGGCGTATTTGTTTTCAATGGGAAAAAGGTAAAGCACTTAATGTTGAGATCACGGACTATCACTAAATATTGAAGGTGTAGATATGAAAATCAAGCTTTCCCCCATTCATCCGGGTGAGATATTGTTGGAAGATTTTATGAAGCCTTATAACTTAAGCCAATATCGTGTGGCAAAAGACACGGGTGTAGCCCCCTTACGCATCAGTCAAATTGTTCATGGTAAAAGGGCTATTACGGCCAATACTGCCATGCGCTTGGGACGCTACTTTGGAACGAGTGCCTCTGTCTGGCTACGCCTACAGGCTTGTTACGATCTTGAAGTAGCCGAGAAAAAATGGGTCCATCGTATTCATCGAGAAGTAAAAATATTGAAAGCAGCTTAATTTTTCTGGATGGAAAAGAATGCGTGTCGACCCCATTTCAAAAAACCCCAAAATCAAGGGGCTGGATGAAAAAACCCTCCATCAACTTCTACCACAAAATCTCATCCTCTTGGGCTATCGCGGCAGCATTGCACACGGGACCTACGTCTCTCCCAAAGAGCCTCACAGCCTGGATGACAAGGACATCATGGGTGTTTATGTGGCGCCCATCGAGCACTATTTTGGATTTGAAAAATTTGAGGTTCATGAAAAATTCATGGGCGAATGGGACGCCGTTCATTACGAGATTAGAAAATTTGTGTCCTTGCTCCTAAAATCAAACCCGAATGTCATCAGTCTTCTTTGGCTCGATCCCAAGTTTTATTTAAAGAGAACAAAAATTGGAAATTTGCTCATTCAAAATAGAGATATCTTCATTTCCAAAAAGGCCTTTCATTCTTTTTCGGGGTACGCGGATTCTCAATTGAGGAGGATGACACGCTATCAGCACGAAGGTTACATGGGTGAGAAAAGGAAAC
This is a stretch of genomic DNA from Chlamydiota bacterium. It encodes these proteins:
- a CDS encoding DUF4345 domain-containing protein, coding for MGVSLTLIFVGPSVIPGSLPINATMDSEMRFYATLFAFYGVAVLGCIKGIELKGQYVRLLALILFVGGLARTISMFKVGRPHSFFVAMTALEFVLPLLIVFLQSRIEKMSTL
- a CDS encoding Fic family protein, producing the protein MLEKRLRSLPENVWKKIAQIDELKGQWIAGARLSPQILGRLKKSVLVTSTGASTRIEGAKLSDEEIEKLMRGISIQKFRDRDKQEVKGYYELLENVFDSWKRLSFSENRVKGFHQQLLKYVSKDELHRGEYKRGENRIQMIDEEGQSIGVLFDTTAPYLVPAQMQNLIEWTQAALVKNEHHPLLVIGNFLVEFLNIHPFQDGNGRLSRIITNLLLLKTGYEFVPYISHEKLVEDHKPDYYMSLRKSQKTLKTKNENIVPWLDFFLSMILVQTQEAIALLSKENIEKLLSPKQLAVWEYLQTVEEASPGKIAKEAQVARPTVNQALDRLLRLKKVERFGLGRATRYRRWV
- a CDS encoding type II toxin-antitoxin system RelE/ParE family toxin, with amino-acid sequence MIGSFSCLETEKVFKAIGSRRLPSDIQRMARRKLLYLHEAESLRDLRAPPGNRLEALKGSRRGQYSIRINDQWRICFQWEKGKALNVEITDYH
- a CDS encoding HigA family addiction module antidote protein, whose protein sequence is MKIKLSPIHPGEILLEDFMKPYNLSQYRVAKDTGVAPLRISQIVHGKRAITANTAMRLGRYFGTSASVWLRLQACYDLEVAEKKWVHRIHREVKILKAA
- a CDS encoding nucleotidyltransferase domain-containing protein gives rise to the protein MRVDPISKNPKIKGLDEKTLHQLLPQNLILLGYRGSIAHGTYVSPKEPHSLDDKDIMGVYVAPIEHYFGFEKFEVHEKFMGEWDAVHYEIRKFVSLLLKSNPNVISLLWLDPKFYLKRTKIGNLLIQNRDIFISKKAFHSFSGYADSQLRRMTRYQHEGYMGEKRKRLVEKFGYDCKNASHLIRLLEMCIEFLNEGKLYVERPNASKLVAIKNGEWSLEKIKEEAERLMNLSQEAYIRSPLPPEPDYEKAQALTIQIICECFNFHPAG